A portion of the Desmodus rotundus isolate HL8 chromosome 8, HLdesRot8A.1, whole genome shotgun sequence genome contains these proteins:
- the CA2 gene encoding carbonic anhydrase 2 isoform X1: MSHHWGYGPDNGPEHWYKDFPIAKGKRQSPIDIDTKAALHDPELKPLCVSYEGATSRRIINNGHAFNVEFDDSQDKAVLKGGPLTDTYRLVQFHFHWGSSDGHGSEHTVDKKKYAAELHLVHWNTKYGDFGKAVKQPDGLAVLGVFLKIGDAKSGLQKVIDALGSIKTKGKSATFAGFDPRGLLPANLDYWTYPGSLTTPPLLECVTWIVLRESISVSSEQMMKFRQLNFNGEGESEEPMVDNWRPSQPLHGRQVRAFIK, encoded by the exons ATGTCCCACCACTGGGGATACGGCCCTGACAACG GACCGGAGCACTGGTACAAGGACTTCCCCATTGCCAAGGGCAAGCGCCAGTCCCCTATTGATATTGAcaccaaagcagctctacatGATCCAGAGCTGAAGCCTCTGTGTGTTTCCTACGAGGGGGCAACATCTAGGAGGATCATCAACAATGGTCACGCTTTTAACGTGGAGTTTGATGACTCCCAGGACAAAGCAg tgcTGAAGGGGGGACCCCTCACTGACACCTACAGACTGGTTCAGTTCCACTTTCACTGGGGTTCATCTGATGGGCACGGCTCTGAGCACACTGTGGATAAAAAGAAGTATGCCGCAGAG CTTCACTTGGTTCATTGGAATACCAAGTATGGGGATTTCGGAAAAGCTGTGAAACAACCTGATGGACTGgctgttttgggtgtttttttgaAG ATTGGCGATGCCAAATCAGGCCTACAGAAGGTCATTGATGCACTGGGATCCATTAAAACAAAG GGTAAGAGTGCCACCTTCGCTGGCTTTGACCCTCGTGGGCTCCTTCCTGCAAATTTGGACTACTGGACCTACCCAGGCTCCCTGACCACTCCTCCTCTCCTGGAGTGCGTGACCTGGATTGTGCTCAGGGAATCCATCAGTGTGAGCAGTGAACAG ATGATGAAGTTCCGTCAGCTTAACTTCAATGGGGAAGGGGAATCAGAAGAACCCATGGTTGACAACTGGCGTCCGTCACAGCCTCTGCATGGCCGGCAGGTCAGGGCATTCATCAAATGA
- the CA2 gene encoding carbonic anhydrase 2 isoform X2 → MSHHWGYGPDNVLKGGPLTDTYRLVQFHFHWGSSDGHGSEHTVDKKKYAAELHLVHWNTKYGDFGKAVKQPDGLAVLGVFLKIGDAKSGLQKVIDALGSIKTKGKSATFAGFDPRGLLPANLDYWTYPGSLTTPPLLECVTWIVLRESISVSSEQMMKFRQLNFNGEGESEEPMVDNWRPSQPLHGRQVRAFIK, encoded by the exons ATGTCCCACCACTGGGGATACGGCCCTGACAACG tgcTGAAGGGGGGACCCCTCACTGACACCTACAGACTGGTTCAGTTCCACTTTCACTGGGGTTCATCTGATGGGCACGGCTCTGAGCACACTGTGGATAAAAAGAAGTATGCCGCAGAG CTTCACTTGGTTCATTGGAATACCAAGTATGGGGATTTCGGAAAAGCTGTGAAACAACCTGATGGACTGgctgttttgggtgtttttttgaAG ATTGGCGATGCCAAATCAGGCCTACAGAAGGTCATTGATGCACTGGGATCCATTAAAACAAAG GGTAAGAGTGCCACCTTCGCTGGCTTTGACCCTCGTGGGCTCCTTCCTGCAAATTTGGACTACTGGACCTACCCAGGCTCCCTGACCACTCCTCCTCTCCTGGAGTGCGTGACCTGGATTGTGCTCAGGGAATCCATCAGTGTGAGCAGTGAACAG ATGATGAAGTTCCGTCAGCTTAACTTCAATGGGGAAGGGGAATCAGAAGAACCCATGGTTGACAACTGGCGTCCGTCACAGCCTCTGCATGGCCGGCAGGTCAGGGCATTCATCAAATGA